One genomic region from Macaca mulatta isolate MMU2019108-1 chromosome 20, T2T-MMU8v2.0, whole genome shotgun sequence encodes:
- the ACSF3 gene encoding malonate--CoA ligase ACSF3, mitochondrial isoform X3, producing MPVRAMLPHVMLTFWRLGCASASCRLAPVRHRGSGLLHTAPVARSDRSAPVFTRALAFGDRTALVDQHGHHTYRELYSRSLRLSQEICRLRGCVGGDLRGERVSFLCANDASYVVAQWASWMSGGVAVPLYRKHPAAQLEYVICDSQSSVVLAGQEYLELLSPVVRKLGVPLLPLMPAVYTGAVEEPAEVPVPEQGWRDQGAMIIYTSGTTGRPKGVLSTHRNIRAVVTGLVRKWAWTKDDVILHVLPLHHVHGVVNALLCPLWVGATCVMMPEFSAQQVWEKFLSSETPRISVFMAVPTIYTKLLEYYDRHFTQPHAQDFLRAVCEEKIRLMVSGSAALPIPVLEKWKNITGHTLLERYGMTEIGMALSGPLTATGRLPGSVGTPLPGVQVRIISEKPQKEGCSYTVHAEGDERGTKVTPGLEEKEGELLVRGPSVFREYWNKPEETKSAFTLDGWFKTEQACG from the exons ATGCCTGTCCGTGCGATGCTGCCCCATGTGATGCTCACCTTCTGGCGCCTGGgctgtgcctcggcctcctgccGGCTGGCTCCAGTGAGACACAGAGGAAGTGGCCTTCTCCACACAGCCCCAGTGGCCCGCTCGGACCGGAGCGCCCCTGTGTTCACCCGCGCCCTGGCCTTTGGGGACAGAACCGCCCTGGTTGACCAGCATGGCCACCACACGTACAGGGAGCTTTATTCCCGCAGCCTTCGCCTGTCCCAGGAGATCTGCAGACTCCGCGGGTGTGTCGGCGGGGACCTCCGGGGGGAGAGGGTCTCCTTCCTGTGCGCTAACGACGCCTCCTACGTGGTGGCCCAGTGGGCCTCGTGGATGAGCGGCGGTGTGGCAGTCCCCCTCTACAGGAAGCACCCCGCCGCCCAGCTGGAGTATGTCATCTGCGACTCCCAGAGCTCTGTGGTCCTTGCCGGCCAGGAGTACCTGGAGCTCCTGAGCCCGGTGGTCAGGAAGCTGGGGGTCCCGCTGCTGCCGCTCATGCCAGCCGTCTACACTGGAGCAGTAGAGGAACCAGCAGAGGTCCCCGTCCCAGAGCAGGGGTGGAGGGACCAGGGCGCCATGATCATCTACACCAGTGGGACCACAGGGAGGCCCAAGGGCGTGCTGAGCACGCACCGAAACATCAGGGCTGTG GTGACCGGGCTGGTCCGCAAGTGGGCATGGACCAAAGACGACGTGATCCTCCATGTGCTTCCACTGCACCACGTCCACGGTGTGGTCAATGCGCTGCTCTGTCCTCTCTGGGTGGGAGCCACCTGTGTGATGATGCCTGAATTCAGCGCCCAGCAG GTTTGGGAAAAGTTCTTAAGCTCTGAAACGCCGCGGATCAGTGTCTTCATGGCAGTGCCTACAATATACACCAAGCTGCTGGAGTACTATGACAGGCATTTTACCCAGCCGCACGCCCAGGATTTCTTGCGTGCAGTTTGTGAAGAAAAAATTAG GCTCATGGTCTCAGGCTCAGCTGCCCTGCCCATCCCGGTGCTGGAGAAGTGGAAGAACATCACGGGCCACACCCTGTTGGAGCGGTATGGCATGACTGAGATCGGCATGGCTCTGTCCGGGCCCCTGACCGCCACAGGACGCCTGCCAG GTTCTGTGGGGACCCCGCTGCCCGGAGTACAGGTGCGCATTATCTCAGAAAAGCCACAAAAGGAAGGCTGCTCCTACACCGTCCACGCAGAGGGAGACGAGAGGGGGACCAAG GTGACCCCAGGGCTTGAAGAGAAGGAGGGGGAGCTGCTGGTGAGGGGACCGTCTGTGTTTCGAGAGTACTGGAATAAACCAGAAGAAACTAAAAGTGCATTCACCCTGGATGGCTGGTTTAAGACAG AACAGGCCTGTGGGTGA